The DNA segment TATTTAGTCGATACTGAAAAACCCGCTATGCTGCAGGACAAAAACAGGCAATTGTTCTTTGTGCGATAAAAATATGGAAGTAAGTTCGAAGCAAAAAGTCTGCTGCCAGTCGCAGCAGCTTCCTGAAGTTCATCCCAGCAGCACTGAAGACGGCGTTCAGACAATCACCCAGCGTTCCTTTGAGACGACAGCGGTCCATGCGATGCTCGCGTTTTAAATGTCCGATGCCAGGTTCAACAGCGGCACGGCGTTTCATCCAACGCCACAAACTTTTGGCAGTCCGTCCTCTTCTTCTCCTATCAACGTGTACATTGACCTTACCTTCGTATCCGTGTCCGCGGTATCCCATGTCCACGAATACGTGATCAGGTGTACAGGTAATTCGTTCAATCTGCGCAAGAGCGTCTTTCAATGTGTGCCCATCGTAGGGATTGCCGTGTATCGCCTTGGCCCCCACAATCCAACCGCCTTTACTGGTGGCCGCGACACTGACTTTACAACCAAACTCGTAACGCTTGTGTGCTTTGCCTTTGCTGATGCATTCTACTGCCGGTTCATG comes from the Dissulfurirhabdus thermomarina genome and includes:
- a CDS encoding transposase yields the protein VIRDIERKCSHPDEQLRSLLDIARRIFNQQRNDKNKIYSVHEPAVECISKGKAHKRYEFGCKVSVAATSKGGWIVGAKAIHGNPYDGHTLKDALAQIERITCTPDHVFVDMGYRGHGYEGKVNVHVDRRRRGRTAKSLWRWMKRRAAVEPGIGHLKREHRMDRCRLKGTLGDCLNAVFSAAGMNFRKLLRLAADFLLRTYFHIFIAQRTIACFCPAA